The proteins below come from a single Mugil cephalus isolate CIBA_MC_2020 chromosome 7, CIBA_Mcephalus_1.1, whole genome shotgun sequence genomic window:
- the neurod6b gene encoding neurogenic differentiation factor 6-B: protein MLTLPFEEHNMMREPRFGANYPRESLPESLEQERKHGQDRSASDMREAEDDISDREEEERDEDQDENGLHKKRGPRKKKLAREQVDRAKLRRHEANARERSRMHGLNDALESLRKVVPCYSKTQKLSKIETLRLAKNYIWALSETLSAGKRPDLLAFVQTLCKGLSQPTTNLVAGCLQLNARNFLTDHNGEVVFSGRSPYDAMYPYPGTDMNTPPGHSGSSLDNSAKPYRHYSYGGAYEPFYENPSPEAGSPHFDGQLSPPMNFNGIFSLKHDDPPDYGKSSHYGMRYCSAPGRTALAHNSMYRVSPEARFPYDLHVRSQSFQAQGEVNGSFHN, encoded by the coding sequence ATGTTGACACTGCCGTTCGAGGAGCATAATATGATGCGCGAGCCGCGGTTCGGGGCCAATTATCCACGTGAAAGCTTACCTGAGAGCCTGGAGCAGGAACGAAAACACGGCCAAGACAGGTCCGCCTCAGACATGAGGGAGGCCGAGGACGACATCTccgacagagaggaggaggaacgggaCGAAGATCAGGACGAGAACGGTCTTCACAAAAAGCGCGGCCCGCGGAAAAAGAAACTCGCCAGGGAGCAGGTGGACCGGGCCAAACTACGGCGCCACGAAGCCAACGCCCGAGAGCGCAGCCGGATGCACGGCTTGAACGACGCGCTGGAGAGCCTGCGCAAAGTTGTCCCGTGTTACTCCAAAACTCAAAAACTGTCCAAGATTGAGACCCTCAGACTTGCTAAAAACTACATCTGGGCCCTGTCGGAGACGCTGAGCGCGGGGAAGAGACCGGACCTCCTCGCCTTCGTGCAGACTTTGTGCAAAGGATTATCGCAGCCTACGACCAACCTGGTGGCCGGTTGTTTGCAGCTGAACGCGAGGAACTTCCTCACAGACCACAACGGGGAGGTCGTGTTCTCTGGCAGGTCGCCCTACGACGCCATGTACCCGTACCCGGGCACAGACATGAACACGCCCCCCGGCCACAGCGGCAGCAGCTTGGACAACAGCGCCAAGCCGTACCGACACTACAGCTACGGCGGCGCCTACGAGCCCTTCTACGAGAACCCGTCCCCGGAGGCCGGGAGCCCGCATTTCGACGGCCAGCTGAGTCCACCGATGAACTTTAACGGGATATTCTCACTAAAACACGACGACCCGCCAGACTACGGCAAGAGCAGCCACTATGGCATGCGCTACTGCAGTGCGCCAGGACGCACGGCTCTTGCGCACAACTCCATGTACCGAGTCTCCCCAGAGGCCCGTTTTCCCTACGATCTACACGTCCGCAGTCAGTCCTTCCAAGCACAAGGGGAAGTTAATGGCTCTTTCCACAATTAA
- the LOC125010150 gene encoding chemokine XC receptor 1-like: MANVSTVIDDGENGRDRTVYLCDYSGFSTVSGAFFILIFIISATANCVLLCVVFLYENLKNVTNMFVLNLACSDLVFTVTLPFWGVYHLHHWVFGDFLCKFITAAYFLGLYSSVILLTAMTVDRFVAVVLHNYSSNGVTRKRCSIGACVGAWVISVGASLSDGISTQVEYWDGINYCEAHSDGSDTDVAYYLQASLLFFLPFAIIIVCYSGILKTVVQASNRKRHRTVVVVLCIVAAFFICWGPYSILLLIKRLYKPNDCEAKERLDVAYHICRLFAFCHCFMNPLLYMLSEKMQKHLLHLLHLERKWGTHAERSTGHSMGFQDVFYTAQASAVTFTQKSNTGSQLK; the protein is encoded by the coding sequence ATGGCAAACGTCTCCACAGTGATCGATGATGGAGAGAATGGCAGAGATCGGACTGTATATTTGTGTGACTATTCTGGCTTTTCAACTGTCAGTGGTgccttcttcatcctcatcttcatcatcagtgCGACTGCCAACTGCGTCCTCTTGTGCGTTGTTTTTCTCTACGAAAacctgaaaaatgtcacaaacatGTTCGTCCTGAACCTGGCTTGCTCGGATTTGGTCTTCACCGTCACACTTCCGTTCTGGGGCGTCTATCACCTTCACCACTGGGTATTCGGGGACTTTTTGTGCAAATTTATCACTGCGGCGTATTTTCTCGGCTTGTACAGCAGTGTCATTCTCCTGACTGCCATGACGGTGGATCGTTTCGTGGCGGTGGTGTTGCACAACTACTCGAGCAACGGCGTTACCAGGAAGAGGTGTTCAATTGGAGCCTGTGTGGGTGCATGGGTCATCAGCGTTGGCGCATCACTGAGTGATGGTATCTCAACACAGGTGGAGTACTGGGACGGTATTAACTATTGTGAGGCTCATTCTGATGGCTCTGATACCGACGTGGCGTATTACCTCCAAGCCTCactgcttttcttcctcccGTTTGCCATCATTATCGTCTGCTATTCCGGCATCCTCAAGACAGTTGTGCAGGCTTCcaacagaaaaagacacaggACAGTAGTCGTGGTGTTGTGCATTGTTGCAGCCTTCTTCATCTGCTGGGGGCCGTACAGTATTTTACTCTTGATAAAGAGGCTCTACAAACCCAACGACTGTGAGGCAAAGGAGCGGTTGGACGTCGCCTATCACATCTGTCGCTTATTCGCCTTCTGTCATTGTTTTATGAACCCTTTGCTGTACATGCTCTCAGAAAAGATGCAAAAACACTTGTTGCATCTCCTGCACCTCGAGAGGAAGTGGGGGACGCACGCGGAGAGAAGCACCGGGCACAGCATGGgctttcaggatgttttttatACGGCACAAGCTTCTGCTGTCACTTTTACACAGAAATCAAACACAGGATcacagctgaaatga
- the LOC125010149 gene encoding chemokine XC receptor 1-like: protein MANVSTVTDDGDNGTDQTVYLCDYSDFSTVSGAFFILIFIISATANCVLLCVVFLYENLKNVTNMFVLNLACSDLVFTVTLPFWGVYHLHHWVFGDFLCKFITAAYFLSLYSSVILLTAMTVDRFVAVVLHNYPSNRVTRKRCLIGACVGAWVISVGASLSDGISTQVEYWDDIYLCEAHSDGSDTDVAYYLQASLLFFLPFAIIIVCYSSILKTVVQASNRKRYRTVVVVLCIVAVFFICWGPYSFLLLIKRLYKPNDCEAKERLDVAYQICRLFAFSHCFMNPLLYMLSGKMRRHLLHLLHLKRKWGTHAERSTGHSTGFQDVLYTAQTSAVTFTQKSNRGSQLK from the coding sequence ATGGCAAACGTCTCCACAGTGACCGATGATGGAGACAATGGTACAGATCAGACTGTATATTTGTGTGACTATTCTGACTTTTCAACCGTCAGCGGTgccttcttcatcctcatcttcatcatcagtgCGACTGCCAACTGCGTCCTCTTGTGCGTCGTTTTTCTCTACGAAAacctgaaaaatgtcacaaacatGTTCGTCCTGAACCTGGCTTGCTCGGATTTGGTCTTCACCGTCACACTTCCGTTCTGGGGCGTCTATCACCTTCACCACTGGGTGTTCGGGGACTTTTTGTGCAAATTTATCACTGCGGCATATTTTCTCAGCTTGTACAGCAGTGTCATTCTCCTGACTGCCATGACGGTGGATCGTTTCGTGGCGGTGGTGTTGCACAACTACCCGAGCAACCGTGTGACCAGGAAGAGGTGTTTAATTGGAGCCTGTGTGGGTGCATGGGTCATCAGCGTTGGCGCATCACTGAGTGATGGTATCTCAACACAGGTGGAGTACTGGGACGATATTTACTTATGTGAGGCTCATTCTGATGGCTCTGATACCGACGTGGCGTATTACCTCCAAGCCTCactgcttttcttcctcccGTTTGCCATCATTATTGTCTGCTATTCCAGCATCCTCAAGACAGTTGTGCAGGCTTCCAACAGAAAAAGATACAGGACAGTAGTCGTGGTGTTGTGCATTGTTGCAGTCTTCTTCATCTGCTGGGGGCCGTACAGTTTTTTACTCTTGATCAAGAGGCTCTACAAACCCAACGACTGTGAGGCAAAGGAGCGGTTGGACGTTGCCTATCAAATCTGTCGCTTATTTGCCTTCTCTCATTGTTTTATGAACCCTTTGCTGTACATGCTCTCAGGAAAGATGCGAAGACACTTGTTGCATCTTCTGCACCTCAAGAGGAAGTGGGGGACGCACGCGGAGAGAAGCACCGGGCACAGCACGGGCTTTCAGGACGTTTTATATACGGCACAAACCTCTGCTGTCACTTTTACACAGAAATCAAACAGAGGATcacagctgaaatga
- the LOC125010151 gene encoding chemokine XC receptor 1-like — MANVSTVIDDGKNGTDQTVYLCDYSDFSTVSGAFFILIFIISATANCLLLCVVFIYENLKNVTNMFVLNLACSDLVFTITLPFWGVYHLHHWVFGDFLCKFITAAYFLGLYSSVILLTAMTVDRFVAVVLHNYPSNRVTRKRCLIGACVGAWVISIGASLSDGISTQVEYWDDIYLCEAHSDGSDTDVAYYLQASLLFFLPFAIIIVCYSGILKTVVQASNRKRYRTVVVVLCIVAVFFICWGPYSFLLLIRRLYKPNDCEAKERLDVAYQICRLFAFSHCFMNPLLYMLSGKMRRHLLHLLHLKRKWGTHAERSTGHSTGFQDVLYTAQTSAVTFTQKSNRGSQLK, encoded by the coding sequence ATGGCAAACGTCTCCACAGTGATCGATGATGGAAAGAATGGCACAGATCAGACTGTATATTTGTGTGACTATTCTGACTTTTCAACTGTCAGTGGTgccttcttcatcctcatcttcatcatcagtgCAACTGCCAACTGCCTCCTCTTGTGCGTCGTTTTTATCTACGAAAacctgaaaaatgtcacaaacatGTTCGTCCTGAACCTGGCTTGCTCGGATTTGGTCTTCACCATCACACTTCCGTTCTGGGGCGTCTATCACCTTCACCACTGGGTGTTCGGGGACTTTTTGTGCAAATTTATCACTGCGGCGTATTTTCTCGGCTTGTACAGCAGTGTCATTCTCCTGACTGCCATGACGGTGGATCGTTTCGTGGCGGTGGTGTTGCACAACTACCCGAGCAACCGTGTGACCAGGAAGAGGTGTTTAATTGGAGCCTGTGTGGGTGCATGGGTCATCAGCATTGGCGCATCACTGAGTGATGGTATCTCAACACAGGTGGAGTACTGGGACGATATTTACTTATGTGAGGCTCATTCTGATGGCTCTGATACCGACGTGGCGTATTACCTCCAAGCCTCactgcttttcttcctcccGTTTGCCATCATTATCGTCTGCTATTCCGGCATCCTCAAGACAGTTGTGCAGGCTTCCAACAGAAAAAGATACAGGACAGTAGTCGTGGTGTTGTGCATTGTTGCAGTCTTCTTCATCTGCTGGGGGCCGTACAGTTTTTTACTCTTGATCAGGAGGCTCTACAAACCCAACGACTGTGAGGCAAAGGAGCGGTTGGACGTCGCCTATCAAATCTGTCGCTTATTTGCCTTCTCTCACTGTTTTATGAACCCTTTGCTGTACATGCTCTCAGGAAAGATGCGAAGACACTTGTTGCATCTCCTGCACCTCAAGAGGAAGTGGGGGACGCACGCGGAGAGAAGCACCGGGCACAGCACGGGCTTTCAGGATGTTTTATATACGGCACAAACCTCTGCTGTCACTTTTACACAGAAATCAAACAGAGGATcacagctgaaatga